Proteins encoded in a region of the Burkholderia sp. WP9 genome:
- a CDS encoding ABC transporter substrate-binding protein — protein MRRSTRFHRASVFAAAAFILTASCAARADYTGAARTFLFNPAVQIPFSDTAKFKKKPPYVIGFSNAGLGDSWRVVMQHSLMKAAAEHPDQIKQLLITNGNMDDAKQAADIQDLISRGVDLLIVSANTQKALDPVVTRAMKQGIPVVMVDRRISSDNFVSFVTGSDAMMGRVWAQWIVEKLHGKGNVIMLAGQAGSSVSADREAAAHEVFSQYPGIKVLDTVYSDWSPVKAKQQMQAMIAKYGHTINAVWCAHGLPVAGSIEAFLAAGFKPGEIPPHTTADLNGPLQLALKYKIPMLEIGYPPSMGGTSLDVALKVLQGQPLPKIYEISPQIALTRGDETASVPHPDQYIDQVVDAKGPPDKIIDGGMGADYNPSTFKIKLPGEK, from the coding sequence ATGCGTCGTTCGACTCGCTTTCACCGTGCAAGCGTATTCGCCGCTGCGGCATTCATCCTGACGGCTTCGTGTGCCGCGCGCGCAGACTACACCGGCGCGGCGCGCACCTTCCTGTTCAATCCCGCGGTGCAGATTCCGTTCTCCGATACCGCGAAGTTCAAGAAGAAACCGCCTTACGTGATCGGCTTTTCGAATGCGGGACTCGGCGACAGCTGGCGCGTCGTGATGCAGCACTCGCTGATGAAAGCCGCGGCCGAGCATCCCGACCAGATCAAGCAATTGCTGATCACCAACGGGAACATGGACGACGCCAAACAGGCCGCCGACATTCAGGACCTGATCTCGCGAGGCGTGGACCTGCTGATCGTCAGTGCGAACACGCAAAAGGCGCTCGACCCCGTCGTCACGCGTGCGATGAAACAGGGCATTCCCGTCGTGATGGTCGACCGGCGCATTTCATCGGATAACTTCGTATCGTTCGTGACGGGTTCCGATGCGATGATGGGCCGCGTGTGGGCGCAATGGATCGTCGAGAAGCTGCACGGCAAGGGCAACGTCATCATGCTGGCGGGCCAGGCGGGCTCCAGCGTCAGCGCCGACCGTGAAGCTGCCGCGCACGAAGTGTTCTCGCAATACCCCGGCATCAAGGTGCTCGACACGGTCTACTCCGACTGGAGCCCCGTGAAGGCCAAGCAGCAGATGCAGGCGATGATCGCAAAGTACGGGCACACCATCAACGCCGTATGGTGCGCGCATGGCTTGCCCGTCGCGGGCTCGATCGAGGCGTTCCTTGCGGCAGGCTTCAAGCCCGGTGAAATTCCGCCGCACACGACAGCCGACCTCAACGGTCCGCTGCAATTGGCGTTGAAGTACAAGATTCCGATGCTCGAAATCGGCTATCCGCCTTCGATGGGCGGCACGTCGCTCGATGTCGCGCTCAAGGTGCTGCAGGGTCAACCGTTGCCGAAGATCTATGAGATCAGCCCGCAGATCGCGCTGACGCGCGGCGACGAGACGGCATCGGTGCCGCATCCCGACCAGTACATCGATCAGGTGGTCGATGCGAAGGGCCCGCCTGACAAGATCATCGACGGCGGCATGGGAGCGGATTACAACCCGTCGACGTTCAAGATTAAGCTGCCGGGTGAGAAATGA
- a CDS encoding helix-turn-helix transcriptional regulator: MVDGAHQAIAITSNGSNRESRRRLDMEKQQRLNELADFLRTRRARLRPEDIDFPSGTRRKTPGLRREEVAERAGISVTWYAWLEQGREVNVSFKTIESLANALKLSPHERTHLFELANHYTPAGPYPIAQNVTDTVRRMLDQLGNMPAYVVDGNWNYVTWNEAAVRVFTDFRKMPAGRCNLLWFTFQQDGARALFQGWDAYAKCVLAQFRGDYILRPSGEVFLRDLVEELSDTDADFCRWWAEHEVLKRSDWRKVIEHPVAGLLELDALSLEVPDAPGMRIMVYTPAPSTDTAQRIEALMKASNAAAIPVQAATVLDTFRKSRVSKTGRGG; this comes from the coding sequence ATGGTTGACGGAGCGCATCAAGCAATTGCTATTACTAGTAATGGCAGTAACAGGGAAAGCAGAAGGAGGCTGGACATGGAGAAACAGCAGCGCCTGAACGAACTGGCCGATTTTCTGAGGACGCGCCGCGCACGTCTTCGACCTGAGGACATCGACTTTCCGAGTGGCACCCGCCGCAAGACACCGGGCCTGCGCCGTGAAGAAGTGGCCGAACGCGCCGGTATCAGCGTGACCTGGTATGCGTGGCTCGAGCAGGGCAGGGAAGTGAATGTGTCGTTCAAGACGATCGAAAGCCTCGCCAATGCGCTGAAGCTTTCGCCGCACGAGCGCACGCATCTGTTTGAGCTGGCCAATCACTACACGCCGGCTGGCCCCTATCCGATTGCACAGAACGTGACGGATACGGTTCGGCGCATGCTCGATCAGCTTGGCAACATGCCGGCGTATGTCGTCGACGGCAACTGGAACTATGTGACCTGGAACGAAGCAGCTGTACGCGTGTTCACCGACTTTCGCAAGATGCCTGCGGGCCGCTGCAATCTGCTGTGGTTCACGTTTCAGCAAGACGGCGCGCGTGCGCTCTTTCAGGGCTGGGACGCCTACGCGAAATGCGTGTTGGCGCAGTTTCGCGGCGACTACATTCTTCGGCCTTCCGGTGAGGTTTTTTTGCGCGATCTCGTCGAAGAACTGAGCGATACGGATGCTGACTTCTGCCGCTGGTGGGCGGAACACGAAGTGCTCAAGCGCAGCGACTGGCGCAAGGTGATCGAGCATCCGGTAGCAGGGCTGCTCGAGTTGGATGCGCTATCGCTGGAAGTGCCCGATGCGCCGGGGATGCGCATCATGGTCTACACGCCCGCGCCGTCGACGGATACTGCCCAGCGTATCGAGGCGCTGATGAAAGCCAGCAATGCGGCTGCAATTCCCGTTCAAGCCGCTACGGTACTCGATACATTTCGAAAGTCGCGGGTTTCGAAAACAGGGCGCGGCGGATGA
- a CDS encoding sugar ABC transporter ATP-binding protein, giving the protein MNAHISGISGDGVAPPPDVIQVSGIVKQFPGVKSLDDVSFGVRGGEIHALVGENGAGKSTLMKVLAGAYLPDEGTLCFDGQPVAWKSPADAKAHGVHIIYQELVLFPQSSVAQNIFAGIEPRTRLGTIDHRTMNERAATLLQELGVQLDPRERVGALSVASQQMVEIAKAMASEIRVLILDEPTAVIAGKEVQLLFERLRVLRARGVAIIYISHRLDEIFELCDRVTVMKDGRKIGTQAVSETTRAELVRMMVGREMKDIYPPKSTLAPGGTVLMNVEGLQVGNRVVDASLCVRAGEIVGLAGMVGSGRTELASGVFGALPARGTVEVRGARHTRMTPATAIRLGLGFVTEDRKSEGLLMYLNVAQNVTATTLRRVSRFGLLRAKEEHAAGADAIREYGIAGARPAGSVATLSGGNQQKVLISRWVRVCTSVLILDEPTRGVDIGAKAEIYRLMRELTNRGLGILMISSELQEVIGMSDRVLVMREGRIAGEVSGQQMTEHDIMVLATGGTQLTQTGGAHAYAH; this is encoded by the coding sequence ATGAACGCGCACATATCCGGTATTTCAGGTGATGGCGTCGCGCCACCGCCCGACGTCATCCAGGTCAGCGGCATCGTCAAGCAGTTCCCTGGCGTCAAGAGCCTCGATGACGTGAGCTTCGGCGTGCGCGGCGGCGAAATTCACGCACTGGTCGGCGAAAATGGCGCCGGCAAATCGACACTGATGAAAGTGCTCGCTGGCGCGTATCTGCCGGACGAGGGCACATTGTGCTTCGACGGTCAGCCCGTCGCGTGGAAGTCCCCCGCAGACGCAAAGGCGCACGGCGTTCACATCATCTATCAGGAACTCGTGCTGTTTCCGCAGTCGAGCGTCGCGCAGAACATCTTCGCGGGGATCGAGCCTCGCACACGGCTCGGCACGATCGACCACCGCACGATGAACGAACGCGCCGCCACGTTGCTACAAGAACTCGGCGTACAACTCGATCCGCGCGAGCGGGTCGGCGCGCTCTCTGTCGCGAGCCAGCAGATGGTCGAGATCGCAAAGGCGATGGCGAGCGAAATACGCGTCCTCATCCTCGACGAACCGACGGCGGTTATCGCCGGCAAGGAGGTGCAGCTGCTGTTCGAAAGGCTGCGCGTGCTGCGCGCGCGCGGCGTCGCGATTATCTACATCTCGCACCGGCTGGATGAAATCTTCGAACTGTGCGACCGCGTGACCGTCATGAAGGACGGCCGCAAGATCGGCACTCAAGCCGTGTCGGAAACGACACGCGCCGAGCTCGTGCGCATGATGGTCGGCCGCGAAATGAAAGACATCTATCCGCCAAAGTCCACGCTGGCCCCGGGCGGCACGGTGCTGATGAACGTCGAAGGTCTGCAGGTCGGCAATCGGGTAGTCGATGCTTCGCTCTGCGTGCGCGCGGGCGAAATCGTTGGGCTCGCCGGTATGGTCGGCTCGGGCCGCACCGAACTCGCGTCCGGCGTGTTCGGCGCGCTGCCCGCGCGCGGCACGGTCGAAGTGCGTGGCGCGCGCCATACGCGTATGACGCCGGCAACGGCGATCCGCCTCGGTCTCGGCTTTGTCACGGAAGACCGTAAATCCGAAGGCTTGCTGATGTACCTGAACGTCGCGCAGAACGTCACGGCGACTACCCTGCGGCGCGTGTCCCGTTTTGGATTGCTGAGAGCAAAAGAAGAGCACGCGGCAGGTGCGGATGCAATCCGCGAATACGGCATCGCAGGCGCGCGGCCTGCGGGCAGCGTCGCGACGCTGTCGGGGGGCAACCAGCAGAAGGTACTCATCAGCCGATGGGTACGCGTGTGCACCAGCGTTCTGATTCTCGACGAACCGACCCGCGGTGTCGACATCGGCGCGAAGGCAGAAATCTATCGCCTGATGCGCGAGCTGACGAATCGCGGCCTCGGCATCCTGATGATCAGTTCCGAGTTGCAGGAAGTAATCGGTATGTCCGACCGCGTGCTGGTGATGCGCGAAGGGCGTATCGCGGGCGAAGTCAGCGGCCAGCAGATGACCGAGCACGACATCATGGTGCTCGCAACGGGTGGCACGCAGCTCACGCAGACGGGAGGCGCTCATGCGTACGCTCATTAG